GTGGCCAGGGCGTCGCGGAGCTTCTCGTTGTCGAAGCTGCCCACCTTCTTGAGGGCGGCCTCGGTCACCTGGAGCGCGCCGTACGTCCCGCCGGCATGATAGTTGGGCTTCTCGCCGAAGCGCTTCTCGTAGCGCTCGATGTACTCCGGCATGCCCGGATGCCCGAGCACCTTGGGGAGCGGCTCCCACTGGCTGAACCCCAGCACGAACTCGGCCGTGGAGCCGAGCTGCTCGGGGAAGTTCGGCAGCGCCGGCCCGACCGTGCTGGAGAAGAGCTTGAAGTTCAGGTTCAGCTCGCGCATCTGCCGGAGCTGGGCGGCGGCATCGGCGAAGTAGCTGTTGGAGAAGATGGCCTCGGCGCCCGCGGCTGTGATCTTCTGGAGCAGCGCGGTGAAGTCGGTCTGCTTGAGCGGATAGTTCTCCTCGAGGACGATCTCGATGCCGAGCTTCTTGGACCAGTCCTTGGCGCCCCTGGCCGACTGGCGGGGGAAGAGGCTGTCCTCACCGATGACGGCCGCCTTCTTGACGCCGATCTGCTTGGCCAGGTGGACGGCGCCCTTCTGGTAGTCCTCGGCGACGGCCACGATGTTGAAGATGTACTTCCGCCCCTTCTCCCAGATCGGGGTCGACGCCGCGCCGTAGGCGACGAACGGCATCTTGTAGCGCTCATTGACGTTGGCGACCGCTTCGGTGATGCCGCTCGAGTAGGGCGCCAGCAACAGGTCGACCTTGTCCTCGGTGATCAGCTTCTCGTAGAGCTTGATGGCCGTCTGGGTGTCGGACTTGTCGTCGAGCAGGCGCAGGGTGATC
This region of Candidatus Methylomirabilota bacterium genomic DNA includes:
- a CDS encoding amino acid ABC transporter substrate-binding protein, giving the protein MKTTAIRTLAGSLVALLVLGVGTAWASHRPNNEVLIGGAISQTGRYAEPAGRQVYSIKLWVDEVNARGGLLGHQITLRLLDDKSDTQTAIKLYEKLITEDKVDLLLAPYSSGITEAVANVNERYKMPFVAYGAASTPIWEKGRKYIFNIVAVAEDYQKGAVHLAKQIGVKKAAVIGEDSLFPRQSARGAKDWSKKLGIEIVLEENYPLKQTDFTALLQKITAAGAEAIFSNSYFADAAAQLRQMRELNLNFKLFSSTVGPALPNFPEQLGSTAEFVLGFSQWEPLPKVLGHPGMPEYIERYEKRFGEKPNYHAGGTYGALQVTEAALKKVGSFDNEKLRDALATIEVQTIYGRYKVDARGMNSHEGLTFQILRGQRRVVWPEKWAETKAELPMPEWSKR